The Lolium perenne isolate Kyuss_39 chromosome 6, Kyuss_2.0, whole genome shotgun sequence genome segment GACACACATAATTGTTGAAATAGCAGTTGGAGGTCAGGATGTCATATGTGTTAAACAAAGTCATTCCTCAACTATTTCATCTGCTGACCTTAAGCTACATCTGGAAGATCTTGGCGATTTTCTATTCTCTGATGGGAAAAATCTCTCCCCTATACATCGTAAAACTAAGGATGGCAAGAGCAAGGTATAAATATTCTTATCCTGAGGCAGTCAGCCCCATGTTGAAATATGTTGTATGAATATATTAACTAACCTGATTGTTATCATTATAGGTGCCTGATGTTTTTGTCAGGATAATACAGCAGCCTAATAACTTGCATCTTTCCAGCTACTCAGAATCATCTACCAAGGATGTAAGTTTTTCCTATCTTACTGTCCCAGTTGACTCTCAAGTTATCTGCATGCTGGAACATAAACTTATTCACCAAACAGGGCCTGACGATTACATGTTCGAAAAGGGGTGGAGATGTGCGTATACCCAGTCACTCTAGGTGGCTACAAACAGTTCCGAAGAATCCTGATGCTATAATGTTCAAATTTGTTCCTATCacctctcttcttaccggcatccCTGGTAGTGGTTACCTCAGCCATGCCATCAATTTATATCTTCGCTGTAAGTCGTGGAGACAGCACTTTTGCTTGAAATTAATTTGCATTTTGCCTTACCAACTCCAACTCTCACCCTATAATTTGTTTTTCTCAGATTAACTGTATTGTTAACTTCATTGAAAGATCTAGCTCAGaatgcttttttttttgtttttgcttttgagGGAAGAATGCTACTTGATTAAGTCAATTTTCACAAAGCTCATTTATCTCTCAGATAAACCTGATCTTCACGAGTTACAACATTTCTTGGAGTTTCAAGTGCCTCTACAATGGGCACCTATCTTCAATGAGCTTGTCCTTGGACCTCAGAAGAGAAAAGGCTCCTACCCTTCATTGCAGTTCAGATTCCTTGGCCCCAAACTTCGGGTTAGCACTTCTCAGGTACCGCTTATGAAGTTCCCATTGTATGCTTGCTACTGTAGAGACTTAATAGATCAAAGTTATCTGTCTAGAATGTTAGAATTGAAGGAGTTCTACTTTTGCCTAAAGTCCGGCTTCCATCTAATAACCAACATGTATTTTTATTGTTCCAGGTGTCAACTGCCCAGAAGCCTGTAGTCGGCCTTCGGTTGTATCTTGAGGGTAGGAAGTGCAATCGGTTGGCCATCCATGTCCAGCACCTCTCTAGTGTCCCAAGCATGCTTGGAGACTCGACGACATCTTTGATATCGGAGTGGCGTGAGTCACAAGACACTGACCCAGGGTACATTGAGGCCATCCAGTGGAATAGTTACGCATGCGTTGCTACATCTGCTGTAAAGTATAACCCTGAGTGGAGTAGGAGAGTTTCTGGTGGAGTTTTCATCGTCACTGGtgcccaactcttcacaaagggaACCTGGGCAAGGAAGGTTCTCCATCTTCGGCTCCACTACACGCACATCCCAAACTGTACCGTACACAAATCTGAGTGGATCCGATCCCCAGCAGCATCTCAAAAGGGGAGCTTCCTTACAACAATAAGCACAACCCTGAGCTCCCCTTTCACGCACCGCAATGTGCAGCCTCCCCAGAAACATGAGCCGGCACAGCTGAATTCAGGTGTTTACCCTGACGGCCCACCCGTCCCACTTCAGTCGAGAAAGCTCCTGAAGTTCGTCGATATGTCGGAGGTGGTGAAGGGGCCCCATGATGTTCCTGGGCACTGGCTGGTGACTGCTGCCAAACTTGTGAAGGAAGGGGGAAAGATTGGATTGCATGTGAAGTTTGCCTTGCTGAGTTATGATGATACAGAACCATTGCATGAAAGCATCATGAGCTGATCCCTGTAAATACCAGCTCGAGGTTGATCTTTGTAGATGTCAGGATTTTGGAAGCAGCATTAGGATAAGAAATTGTTACCCATTTTTTGGCCTACAGAAAATGTATATAAGACAGACAATAAAGGAACGTGCTCTGTATTGAACATACTCCattcattttattttcttttccttttGCTGTGTAACTGCTGGAGTCTCCGCTTGTAAACTAACTGACAATACTCCGCGTGTTGCTGCAGGAGTGGCGAATGACGGAAAAGTTTTGAGGTCGGGCGAACTTCAAAAATAAAAATGGTACAAAATCTAAAATAGTCTAAACAATATGATTGTAAACCTAATTGCATACTACAAATTCTTTTTGGAACATATTTAAATATAAAAAACCTAGAAAATATTGATAATGAAGCTTTAATGCCGTTTGGTCGCAATGGCAAAACTCCACCCAGTTTAAACTTACGAAAAAAATTGCACGTTTTTGTTCAAAAAGTGTAATTGCACTTTTCTGCGGAAATGAGGTGAcggagacttaagaaaatcttagTTAACTTAAACACAGGCACACCGTACTTCTAAGGGTATCTCCAATGGGGCAACATCTATCGGACGCTGAAAGTAGTTGCGCACGTCTGTTTGCGTCGCTCCGTGAACACGAAAATTGTCGTTTTTTTTTTACCGTGCGTCCGTTTCCGCCTGGCCTAGGTGCCTACAACATGCGGACACATAAATAGTTTTAccagtttttttcttttttcatttAATTATAGATAGAAATATTACGCAAACAACtatatagtttggaacatggtttcaaAATTGCAAAATAACAAGATCTAACTAGTGTTGGACTCGCTAGTTTAGTTCTTTCGCTGCCAAGATAGAACACTCTCAAACACCTAGTCGCCCAAACTAGAAAATCAAGCTGGGTTCTGTGAGCCTATATTCTTATATGCAAGGTTCAAAAAAGCGCTAGGCGCTAAGCGAGCGGTGAGGCACTGCTTAGAGGAACTGCTGCTTAAGCGAGCTTAAGCGCCGCTTAAGTGCTCAGGCTAAAATTGTACGAACATGAAACAGGGAAACCAAGATGGGCACATATACCCCTATAATATGCTGTAAATTTGTATCCTAAGCATGTAATGCTACATTTCTAAGGAATACGGGGATTAATACCTTGGTTAGCCTCGGTTTTGCTCCAATTTCTTATAAACACACAAGCAGCTAAGCAAACAATGTAACAAACACAAACAAGCAGCTAAGCTTTACTGGAGTAGCAAGCAGCTAAGCAGTAGAGGAGTAGCAAGCAGCTAAGCAAGACCTAATCACCATCAATGCGTCGAGCAAGGAGCAGAGCAACACAGGCAACACACCAACACTCGCATAGAGGAGATTCTAGCACAAAACACAACCAGATTCCCTGTCTCGCTTAATCGAACGCTTAGGCCAAAAGCGAAGCGGAAGACAACCGCTCAGCGCTTAAGCGCGCTTAAGCGTACCTAGGCGTACGCTTTTTTGAACCATGCTTATATGTGCATGAAGAGCATCTAGAAACCTCCACTAGTGGCTTCAACTGGCCGATGGCCATCTTCGATGCAAAGAAAGAACAATCGAACATCACTAGCTGTCGATGTCCTCGCCGGACTCATCCGTGTAGTAGTGCCTACGGTAGGATGTcttgtcgaacaccttgacgatcatctcgttgTCGCCTTCGTAGAGGAAGATGAGCAGGCAGCCAGCCTCGAGGTTTTGAGCGCGGGCGGACTTATCCCACCCGGTGTGCAGGTATATCTTGCCCTGCCCGACCTCGACAGGCCACCCACAGAAGCCACATCTAGCTTCCCGCAACTGCACCTTGACCGGCTCGGCGCCATGATGAACTCAGCGAACTTGTCCGGCAGCCGCTTGATGTCGAGGGGGTCCTAGTCGATGCGAAGGATGAACTCGAAGCACCTCGCCTCCTCCGAAGACGATGACGGCGCATGCAACGACAAGCGGTGGGGTGATGATGCTCTAGCATGGTGGCCCGGCGCCCGCACCCGCAGCCTCGCCCGCAGCCTCGACCTCCTCGTGGACCACATGGACTAGCCATGGATTCCCTCGCGGGCTTGTGGTGAGtggcgctacggtggaggttgtgcggcatctagggtttgtgtgggaggagatgagatgagaGACAGTCGAGCGTGCACTCCTCTTTATATACGCCGGAGGCAGC includes the following:
- the LOC127325960 gene encoding MACPF domain-containing protein At1g14780, whose translation is MEVGEEVARALGAGFDLTSDFRLRFAKIRRRLVDLCEAGARDVSVPGGGGAVLRGVPRDVGIDKGDRIRFRSDVLEFNQMSELLNQKSSVQGKVPSGYFNTLFDLTGAWLTDAKDTKHLAFDGYFISLFNLNLKASPLVLRDEVKNDVPSKWDPVALSWFIRTYGTHIIVEIAVGGQDVICVKQSHSSTISSADLKLHLEDLGDFLFSDGKNLSPIHRKTKDGKSKVPDVFVRIIQQPNNLHLSSYSESSTKDGLTITCSKRGGDVRIPSHSRWLQTVPKNPDAIMFKFVPITSLLTGIPGSGYLSHAINLYLRYKPDLHELQHFLEFQVPLQWAPIFNELVLGPQKRKGSYPSLQFRFLGPKLRVSTSQVSTAQKPVVGLRLYLEGRKCNRLAIHVQHLSSVPSMLGDSTTSLISEWRESQDTDPGYIEAIQWNSYACVATSAVKYNPEWSRRVSGGVFIVTGAQLFTKGTWARKVLHLRLHYTHIPNCTVHKSEWIRSPAASQKGSFLTTISTTLSSPFTHRNVQPPQKHEPAQLNSGVYPDGPPVPLQSRKLLKFVDMSEVVKGPHDVPGHWLVTAAKLVKEGGKIGLHVKFALLSYDDTEPLHESIMS